The Anabrus simplex isolate iqAnaSimp1 chromosome 1, ASM4041472v1, whole genome shotgun sequence genome window below encodes:
- the LOC136871248 gene encoding ras-related protein Ral-a-like: MLKESGQEPQIPLPEKPLPEVPLPEIPIPKKPPTPLPLYKIVLVGSAGVGKTALALQFMYNEFQDEYEPTKSGEYRKTVLLDGREVDIDVTDTAGRQENPDSLNASIRRGEGFLCVFSLVDEDSFKATQDFREKILRLRSVNIPFILVGNKCDLKGKPAVSSEAVTKKAIQWDVPYVETSAKTCHNVEKVFFDLARKIEALKTVRKLPDKPKKDEKPENKPLCQCPCCEIS, encoded by the coding sequence ATGCTCAAGGAATCAGGTCAAGAGCCTCAAATACCACTTCCTGAAAAACCACTTCCTGAAGTACCACTTCCTGAAATACCAATTCCTAAAAAACCACCTACTCCATTACCACTTTATAAAATTGTTCTAGTAGGCAGTGCTGGTGTGGGTAAAACTGCACTAGCATTACAGTTCATGTACAACGAGTTTCAGGATGAGTATGAACCAACGAAGTCTGGCGAATATAGGAAAACTGTATTATTGGATGGAAGAGAAGTAGATATTGATGTTACCGATACGGCTGGTCGACAGGAGAACCCTGATTCATTGAATGCCTCCATTCGGAGAGGTGAGGGATTCTTGTGTGTGTTCTCTTTAGTAGATGAAGACAGCTTTAAAGCTACTCAGGACTTCAGGGAAAAGATTCTCCGCCTTCGAAGTGTCAACATTCCTTTTATCTTGGTAGGTAACAAGTGCGATCTGAAAGGAAAGCCAGCAGTGTCATCGGAAGCCGTGAccaagaaggcaatacagtgggATGTTCCATATGTGGAAACATCAGCCAAGACTTGTCACAATGTTGAGAAAGTATTTTTTGATCTAGCAAGGAAAATTGAAGCTCTTAAAACAGTTCGTAAATTACCTGATAAACCAAAGAAAGATGAAAAACCTGAGAACAAACCATTATGTCAGTGCCCCTGCTGTGAAATATCATGA